AACGAGACCCTGCTGATCTCCGGGGGCGGGGGTGTCATCGGCATCCTCCTCGGTGCCGGGATGGCGGTCGCCATCAACATGCTCGCCCGCTGGGAGACCGTGGTTTCTGCAGCGGCGGTGCTGATCTCGTTCGGGATTTCGGTTTCCGTCGGCGTGATCTTCGGGCTCTACCCGGCGCAACAGGCGGCGAGCAAGGATCCCATCGAGTCGTTGCGATACGAGTAGACCCCGTTTCCTGCGTTCGGCGCTTGCGTCTACGGGAAAAGGCCGATGCGGGCATCGAGCTTCTCGCGGGCGTTCAAGCGCATGGTGGGCGAATCGCCCGGAGCCTGGCGGCGGGCGCGCCGCGTCCGCACCAAGGGCCGCCCGGCTCCAGCTCCGCGGAACGCTAGTGTGTAGAGCCCGACTCCGGTCGGGCCGGGGCAGCGACGCCGCTCTCGAATCCGGCTCTTCTCGTTCGTCTCGTGACCTTCCTCATCCCCAGCGCGGCTGTTCGTCCGGATCGATACCAAGCGTCATCTTTGCGACGAGCTCGTGCGACAGGGTCCAATTCGCCGGGTGGAAACGGCCGGCCCGCGCATCGCGGAAGAGGCGCTCGAGCTCGCTCTTCTTGAACATGCCGAAGCCGCCCGAGAGATCGAGGGCACGATCGGCACAACGGAAGCCGGCCTCCACGGCGTTGTATTTCGCCGCTACAATGCGCAGCGCGAATTCCGGACCTCGCTCTTGGGCGTTGGACCAGTCTTTGGCCACACTTTCGAGCTGTGGTAACACGCTCTCGAGCAGCAGAACGATCTCCGCCAATCCATACTGGACGATCGGATGATAGGCCATGCTCCGCGATACTCCCAGAGACTTCTTCTCCTTGAGCATCTCGACAACGATGTCGCGCATGCGCGTCGCCAGACCGTAGTAGATGTTTCCGAAGTTGATGAGCGCCCAGGCAAAGATGCCGAGAACGAAGGCATCAATGCCCGCGGCACCGGCCGGGACGACACGCCCAATATACCGATCGGGAATGAAGACGTTCTCGAGAACTGTGTCGTCGCTGCGCGTTGCACGCATCCCCATCACATCCCAGGTTTCCTTGATGGAGATCCCCTTCGTGTCGCGCGGCATGAAGGCGTGCACGATCTTGGGCGCCTTGGGATCCTTTGCATCCATGCCGTGAAGGCCGAGGAATGTCCACACGGGCGTCAGACTACCGAACGACTTGCGCCCGTTGAAGCGGTAGCCACCCTCGACACGCTCGGCCGTGGTCGTGGAAAGAAGCAGCGGCAGGTCGTTACCCGATTCAGCATGGCCGGCGGCAAAGACCGCTCCTTTTCCGGCCTCCTCGAGGATCCATTGCAGCGACTTGTCGCCAGCACGCCAGAGGTCCGCCACGAGCCCCACCCAATAGTGATGCATATTGAGTCCTAATGCCGTCGCCGGGGCGTGGTAGGCGAGCTGTCGCGCCACGCGCGCTACCTCGGCTAGGGACATGCCGTAGCCGCCGAACTCGCGCGGCACGCTCATCAGCAAGTAGCCGGCATCGCGAAGCTCTTGGTAGTCCTCTTGAAAGAAACGGTTCTCCCGGTCGTATTGCGGTGCCCGTTCATGCACATGCCGCAACAAGTCCGCGTTCAGCGAGAAAATGTCGGTCTTCGTCATCTATTCTCCTCCCTCTCGTCCGCACCTCATCTGGAATCCGCGCCTCCAGCGTGGGACACGGGCAGATTCCCGTCCGACGATGTCGGCCGCATCAACTGGCGTGTGGCGAAACGATACCCAGGATGAACCTGCGCGTCAACTTGCCGGCACCGTGCGCGCTGCTCCGGCTTGACCGTGGGCGTCGCGACCTTCCTCATCTGCACCGCGAGGCCCGAGCTTCGCGCTCTGGCCAGGTCTCAAGCCGACTCCGGTCGGGCAGGGGCAGTGACGCCGCCCACCACCAGGAGACGTTGCTGCGCCTCGCGTGCTTGTTCCGCGTCCGGGACCTCGTCCGAGTGGCAAGCGTGCTTGACGCCGCGCCGCTCGAGGACGTGGCGCGCCTCCTCGCTCAGGCCCGGCGACTTGGCGCTGCGCCGTTCCGGTTGGAACTCCGGATCCTTGCCGCTGGCGAAGCTCTCGATCTCCTTGCTGATCCGCATGCTGCACCAATCGTGGCCGCACATGGCGCAGAAGTCCGTGTCCACGTCGAGGTCCTCGTCGTGGAAGGCCCGCGCCGTGTCGCCATCGAAAGCCAGCTCGAACTGCTTGGGCCAGTTGAGCGCCGCCCGCGCCCGCGACATGTCGTCGTCCCACGCCCGCGCGCCCTGGATGCCCCGGGCGATGTCCCCCGCGTGGGCGGCGATCTTGTAGGCGATGCAGCCCTCGCGCACGTCCTGCGCCTTCGGCAGGCCCACGTGCTCCTTCGGCGTCACGTAGCAGAGCATGGCGGCGCCGGCCCGCGCCGCCTCGGTGGCGCCGATGCAGCTGGTGATGTGGTCGTAGCCCGGGAAGACGTCGGTGACCAGCGGCCCGAGAACGTAGAACGGCGCGTCGTCGCAGACCTTCTGCTGGATCTGCATGTTCCAGGCGATCTCGTGCAGCGGCACGTGCCCGGGCCCCTCCACCATCACCTGCACGCCGAGCGCCCGGGCCCGCTGCACGAGCTCGCCCAAGACCTCGAGCTCGGCGATCTGGGCGGCGTCGCCGGCGTCGTGGGTGCAGCCGGGGCGCACGCCGTCGCCGAGCGAGTAGGTGACGTCGTACTCCCGCATGATGGCGGAGATCTCGTCGAACATCTCGTACATGGGGTTCTGCTTGCCGTGGTGGATCATCCACTTGGCGAGGAGCGAGCCGCCGCGGGAGACGAGGCCCGTGACCCGGCGCGAGATGAGGTACAGGTGCTGCTTGAGCACACCCGCGTGGATGGTGAAGTAGTCCACCCCTTGCCGGGCCTGGGCTTCCACCGTGTCCAGGATGTCGTCGTAGGTGAGGTCCTCGAGGCGTTTGTTCACGATCATCGAGTAAATGGGCACCGTGCCGATGGGCACGGTGCTGTGATCGATGATCGCCTGGCGGCAGGCATCGAGGTCGCCGCCGGTGGAGAGGTCCATCACCGTGTCGGCGCCGAACTTCTGCGCCCAGCGCAGTTTCTCCACCTCTTCACCGGTGCTGCTCGTGACCGGCGAGGCGCCGATGTTGGCGTTGATCTTGGTCGTGATCATGCGGCCGATGCCGATGGGGTCGAGCCGCTTGGGAGCGCGCTGCCCCACCATGAATCCGGGTGTGGCGAGCTCGGCGGCCCGCTGCGACACCGTCTGATTGACCCAGAAGCGAGCCTCCTCCGCAGCGCCGGGATGACCCAGGCCCGTTTCCGGATAGGCCAAACCGTGAAAGGGCAGCTCCTCCGCCCCGGGCCGAGGCGCTCCGTCGCTCGTTGCGGGTCGCGGCTCGGAGCCGCCGGACCCTGCCAGGTGCCTCACGTTGGCGGGAATCACCAGGCGTCCCCGGGCCACTTCGTCGCGAATGAACTCTGGCGTCACGTTCTCGCGCAGCGCGACGCGGCGCATTTCCGCCGTCACCTTGCCCTGCCGGGCGGCTTCGAGCTGCGTCATGTCCCACTCCTCCTGTCTCGCGGCCAACAAAAAAGGCCGCCTCGGGAGAGCGGCCGAGCGTTCCTGGATCGGGCCCGAGCCCGAAGAAAGTCCGTGCGGTCCGCTTCCCTACGCCGGTACGAACCGGTTCAGGTTCCAGGGGTATTGTCTCAGCCCGCGCTCCGGGCACCCCCAGCGAACGGCGCCATTCTAGCAGCCTTCCGCGCCGGCACAAGGCCCCCCAAGACGCCTCGGGAAAGCTACGGACAAACCGCTTCTCGCGCCGAGATGCGCTGCGAACGACAATGAAATCCTGAGGCGCATGAAAGTGATCTGCAGGGCTCAATCACCTTGACAGCCCGACCCTCCTTGCGCCTAATAAGGTTCGACTTCTCCATCGAGCCGGATCCTGGGTGCTGCGTGCCGGGCAGCAGTTACAGGAGAGTTCACGTCGTGCGTGCCTCGAAAGTGCATGCACCCGCATTCTCTTTCGCCGTCGCCTCACGACGGTCGAACCGCCACCACGCCCTCTCGCTTGTCATTCCATCAGCGCCGGAGGTTCGGACCATGTCCCTCGGGGCAAGAATCCTTGCCATGGCAATCGCCGCCTTCCTGATGCTCTCGGGTTCTTGGTCGGGCGCCGAGCCGATCGCGCATCCTCACGTGCAAGACGAGATCATCATCAAGTTCGCGCCGACGGCCACACAGGCGGAGAAGAACGCCATCCTCGGCGACCTGGGGGCGACGAAGCTCAAGGACCTGAAGCGCATGAATGCGGCGAGCCACCGGCTGCACGGCCTCACCGTGGAGCAGGCGGTGCAGCGCTACAAGAACAGCGCCAAGATCGAGTACATCGAGCCCAACTACATCCGGCAGGTGGAGGAGATCCCGAACGACCCGCAGTTCTCCGGCCTCTGGGGGCTCCTGAACACCGGGCAGACCGGCGGCCGGCCGGACGCGGACATCGACGCCGAGATGGCCTGGGACGTGTTCACCGGCTCGGAGAACGTGGTGGTCGGGATCATCGATACCGGGGCGGATTTCAACCATCCGGACCTGGCGGCGAACATCTACACCAACCCCGGCGAGACCCCGGGCAACGGCATCGACGACGACGGCAACGGGTACATCGACGACGTCCGCGGCTGGGACTTCGCCAACAACGACAACAGTCCCATGGACGACAACGGCCACGGCACCCACACGGCCGGCACGGTCGGCGCGGTCGGCGACAACGGCATCGGCGTCGTCGGGGTGAACTGGCGGGTCAGGATCATGCCGCTCAAGGCCTTCAATGCGGGCGGCGGGGCCACCGATGTCGATCTGATCGAGGCCATCCAGTACAGCACCATGATGGGCGTGCGTCTCACCAGCAACAGCTGGGGTGGCGGTCCGTTTTCGGCCGCCATGTTCCAGGCCATCTCGGCAGCGAACGCCGCTGGCATCCTCTTCGTCGCCGCCGCCGGCAACTCCGGCTCCGACAACGACGCGTTCCCCCACTACCCGTCAGGTTACGACTTGCCGAACGTCGTTTCCGTCGCCGCCACGGATCACAACGACGCCCTCGCCGGCTTCTCCAGCTACGGGGCGACGACAGTAGATCTCGGCGCGCCCGGCGTGGACATCCTGAGCACCCTCCCGGGAAACAGCTACGGGCACTTTAGCGGCACCTCCATGGCCACGCCCCACGTCTCGGGAGTGCTGGCGCTCATCTGCGGGCGCTTTCCCGGTATCGGCGCGCCGCAGGCCAAGGCCTTGCTCCTCATCCGCACCGACCCGGTGCCGGGTCTCGCCGGCAGAGTCCTGACCGGTGGACGGCTCAACGCCTTCGGGGCGATCGCGGAACCCGACAGCACTCCGCCCGGCCCCGTCTCCGACCTGGCGGTGGGGCAAGCGGGCTCGAACTGGCTGGTGCTGCATTGGAGCGCGACGGGGGACGATGGCACGAGCGGCACCGCGAGCCGCTACGAGCTGCGTTACGCCACCTTCCCCATCACCGCTGCCAACTTCGACACCGCGACGCCGGCGAGCGGCGAACCGGACCCGGGTCCTCCAGGAACGGCGGAGGAGATGCAGGTGCGGGGCCTCGCTTTCAATACCCCCTACTACTTCGCGGTCAAAGTTCTCGACGAGTTCGGCAACCCCTCGGAGATCTCGAACATCGTCTCCGGAACCACCCTCGGGCCCCCGGAGATCGACGTCCAGCCCACGGCGCTCGCCGAGGCCCTGCTCACCGGCGCGTCCTCGACGCAGAGGCTCACGCTCCACAACCTCGGGGAAGGAACGCTCGATTTCGTCATCCCGAATCCGGCCCTCGTCACCTCCCCCGTGGCGATCCAGCAGTCCTTGGTTCTCGGCAAAGACGAGGTCGACCCGCGGGCGGGCGCCCCGATTCTCGCCGGCTCCGGCGGCCCGGATGGCTTCGGCTACCGCTGGGTGGACAGCGACGAACCGGGCGGACCGGGCTTCGCCTGGGCGGACATCTCCGCCACCGGGAGCGTGGCGCTTTCGGCTGGCGACGATGTGACAGCCGGTCCCTTCCCCCTCGGCTTCTCGTTCCCGTTCTACGGTGGCGAGTTCACCGAGTTCTTCGTCACCTCGAACGGCATCATCAGCCTGTCCGAAGCGGACGCCTCCTACGGCAACCAGCCCTTGCCGACACCGGGGGCCCCCCCGCACCTGATCGCCGCCTTCTGGGACGACCTGATCCTGAGCCCCGGGACGGTGTACTGGCGGAACGACGGCTCACGTCTCATCGTCCAGTGGCAGGGTGTCCAGCACTACGGAAGCGGCGGCCCCTACACCTTCCAGGCCATCCTGAGCCCGAACGGCAGCATCCTCTATCAATACCTGTCGATGGGAGAGCCACGCACCAGCGCCACCATCGGCATCCAGAACGGCAACGGCAGCGACGGCCTGCAGGTGGTGTTCAACGCCCCCTACGTGCACGACAACCTGGCGGTGCGGATCGCCAGCGTGCCGCAGTGGGTGACCGTGGCGCCGGCCTCCGGGACCGTGGTGGCGCCGGGAAGCACCGTGCTCGACGTGACGATCGACGCCGCTTCTCTCCTCGGGGGCGCCTACGAGGCGGAGATCCATGTGCTGAGCAACGACGCCGACGAGCCGGACTTGCGTATTCCCGTGCAGCTCCAGGTCACCGGCGCGCCGGACATCGCGGTCAGCGCCAGTGCCCTCGACTTCGGCTCGCCTTTCGTCGGCGGCCAGGTCCTCCGCGACCTCGTGGTTTCCAATCCCGGCACCGACGTGCTGCACGTGACCAGCGTCGCCGCCGACCACGCCGACTTCAGCACCGATGTCTCGAGTTTCGACCTGGCACCCTTCGGCGCCCGGACCCTCCACGTCCGCTTCGCCCCCAGCAGTGCCGCGGTGATCCAGGGGACGCTCACGCTCACCAGCAACGATCCGGACGAAGGTCAGGTGAGCGTGGCGCTGCAGGGCGAAGGGCTCCTGCCCCCGGACATCGCCGTATCTCCGGCTTCCTTGAGCGCCGATCTGCTCTCGGGTCAGACGGCGACGCGCACGCTCACCATCGCCAACCAAGGGGTGAGCAACCTGGACTTCCAGCTCGCCTTCGAGTTCCTGTCGGCGACGGCCGGGGCGACGTCCGTCCCCAAGACGCCGGTGGGACCGGCACGGCTCGCGGGCTCCGGTCTGGGAGATCAGGAACCGCGCCTGGCTTCCGAGCTGGTACGGCAGGAGAAACGTCAGGGGCCGCCGCCAACGAACCGGAACTTCGCTGGTTCGCTCCCGCCTGCTACCGCCGCCGAGCTCCGCACCTACGGCGTGGCGGCGGAGAACATTCTGGTGTACGCCGACGACTACCGGCACAGCGCCGGGAGCCACTACGTCGACCAGGCCTTGCAGGCCCTCGGTCTCTCCTACACCGCCTATTACAATGATCCGGGCGGCTTCGAGCTCGCTCTCGCCAGCGGCTCCTGGGATCTCGTCATCGTCGACAACTACAGCTTCGGCCTCGGCCCGGTGTGGGACGACATCGACGCCCACATCGCGGCCGGCGGCAAGGCGCTCATCACCACCTGGAATCTCGATGCGGTGAGCGGCGAACCGCTCTGGGCCCACCTGGGCTTGCAGGTGGTCAGCGACCTCTTCTCCGCCATGCCGGTCTTCCGCTGGGATCCCGGTCATTCGCTCTTCACGAGGCCCGAGTCCGTCCCCGACTTCACCCAGCTGAACGACTTCTACACCGACGACGGCGACCGGGTGAACGCCGTCGGTTCTTCCCAGCTCGTTGCCGGCTTCACCCCGACGGCCACCGCGGGCCAAGGAGCGCTCCTCTTCACCGCGGCGCGGAACGCCATCGTCAACACCTTCATGCCGGTGGAGAGCACGAGCGACCGCGACGCGGACGGCAAGCTCGATGCGGTCGAGCTGTTCACCAACGAGATCAGCGCCCTCTCGGTTCCGGCTTGGCTGTCGGCCAACGTCGAAGCCGGCACCGTGCCCCCTGGCGGCAGTGTCGACATCCAAATCACCTTCGACGCTACCGATCTGTTCGGCGGCGACTACGACGCGCGGATCACGGTGACGAGCAATGATCCGGACGAATCGCCGGTGCAGGTGCCGGCGCACCTGCACGTCACCGGCGTGGAAGACATCGAGGTGCAACCGCTCGCCCTCGACTTCGGCAACGTCTTCCTGGGCTACAGCGCGCAACGGACGCTCACGGTCACCAACGCCGGCACCGACGTGCTCACCGTCTCGGGCACTTTCGTCGGTCTGACCGACTACCACCTGTCGGCGTCGAGCTATGTCCTGCAGCCCCACGCCAGCAGGACGATCAACGTGACCTTCACCCCCACCCTCGCGGCGGTGCGGAACACCCAGCTTGCCTTCGCCTCCAGCGACCCGGACGAACCGCTCGTCCTCGTCACCCTCGCCGGCACCGGGCTGGTGCCGCCGGTGGCGACCCTCCTGCCGACGAGCCTGTCGGCGAACCTGCTCAGTGGCGCGAGCGAGACCCAGTTCGTCACCCTCTCCAACACCGGCGGCAGCGATCTGGAGTTCAGCGCCAGCCCCGAGACCCATGTCTCGTCGGTGGAGAACGCGCACCTGGAGCTCGCGAAGGGCGAGCCGGATCCGCGCATCGGCGCTCCGGTTCTGCAGAACACCGGCGGACCCGACGGCTTCGGCTACCGCTGGATCGACAGCGACGACCCCGCCGGCCCTGACTTCCAGTGGATCGATGTCAGCAGCACCGGCACCCCGGTGTTCTCCTCCCCGGTGGACGACTCCAACATGGGTCCCTTCCCCATCGGCTTCGCGTTTTCCTATTACGGCAACACCTACACCGACTTCCGTGTCTGCTCCAACGGCTTCATCAGCTTCACCTCGTCGTCGGCGCAGTACTCCAACCAGCCGCTGCCGAACCTCTTCGCCCCGGAGAACATGTTGGCTGCCTTCTGGAGCGATCTGGCGGTGATCCCGGCGGATGGCAACGTCTACTGGCACAGCGACGGCACCCGGCTGGTGGTGCAATACGAGAACGTCCGGCACCTCGGAGGCGACGGACCCTACAGCTTCGAGATCGTCCTCTACCCGAACGGCAGCATCGTCTACCAGTACCTGTCCGTGGGCGACGGCTACCCCTCCAACACCGTTGGCTTCCAGAACGATGCCAGGAACGATGGTCTCACCGTCGCTTTCAACACCAGCTACGTGCACGACAACCTGGCGGTGCGCATCGCCGCCTTGCCTCCGTGGCTCAGCGTGTCGCCGGCCACGGGCGTGGTGCCCGCGGGAGGCAGCGTGCAGCTGGCGGCGACCTTCGACGCCACCGGCCTCCTCGGCGGCGGCTACGAGGGGAACCTCCTCGTCCGCAGCAACGATCCGGCGCACCACGAGAGCCGCGTCCCGGTGCACCTGCAAGTCACCGGAGTCCCGGACATCGCGCTCGGCGCCTCCGCCCTCGACTTCGGCTCGACCTTCCTCGGTACCCAGGTCACCCGGGACCTCGTGGTTTCCAATCCCGGCACCGACGTGCTCCACGTGACCGGCGCGGCGGTGAACCATGGCGACTTCAGCGTGGCGATCTCGAGCTTCGACCTGGCGCCGTTCGGGAGCCGGACGCTGCAGCTCACCTTCGCTCCCAGTAGCGCCGGGGTGATCCAGGCGACGCTCACGCTGGCGAGCAATGATCCGGACGAAGGCCAGTTGAGCGTCGCACTGCAAGGCCAAGGTCTCCTGCCGCCGGATATCGCCGTTTCTCCCCCTTCCTTGAGCGCTGACCTGCTCACCGGGCAGACAGCCACGCGCACGCTCACCATCGCCAACCAAGGCGCGAGCACGCTCGAGTACCAGATCGGCTTCGAGTACCTGTCGGCGCCGTCAGCGACGACGGCGGCGGCCGGGAAGACGCGCGGCGCTCCGGCGACGGTGGCACCGCTGCCGATCGCCCGGGGCGAAATGAGTGCGGTGCCAGTGCTGCCTCGCCTCCAAGCGGAGCCGAATGCGCCAGGAGGCACGGCGCCCCCGGCGGAGTTCCGCACCTATGGTTTGGCGGCGGAGCGCATCCTGCTCTATGCGGACGACTACCGGCACAGCGGCGGGAGCCACTACATGGACCAAGCCCTGCAGGGTCTCGGTCTCTCCTACACCGCCTATTACAATGATCCCGCCGGCTTCGAAATCGCCCTCGCCAGCGGCTCCTGGGATCTCGTCATCGTCGACAACTACAACTTCAGCCTCGGCCCCGTGTGGGACGACATCGACGCCCACCTCGCTGCCGGCGGCAAGGTTCTGATCACCACCTGGAACCTCGATGGGGTGAGCGCCGAACCTCTCTGGGCCCACTTGGGCTTGCAGTGGGTCGGTGATTTCTTCACTCCCTTGCCCGTCTACCGCTGGGATCCCGGCCATCCCCTCTTCACCAGTCCCGAGTCGGTCCCTGACTTCACCCAGCTGACCGACTTCTACAACGACGACGGCGACCGGGTGAACGCCCTCGGTTCCTCGCAGACCGTGGCCGGCTTTACTCCCGCGGCCACCTTGGGCGAGGGGGCGCTGCTCGTGTCCGCCGCACACAACGCCATCGTCAACACCTTCATGCCGGTGGAGAACGACCGGGACCGGGATTCGGACGGCAAGCTCGATGCCATCGAGCTGTTCACCAACGAGATCACCGCGCTCACGATCCCGGCTTGGCTCTCCTCCGGCGTCGAGTCCGGCACCGTGCCCCCCGGTGGCAGCGTCCAGGTGCAGATCACCTTCGACGCCGCCGAACTGCTCGGTGGCGACTACGAGGCCCACATCGTGGTGACGAACAACGATCCGGACGAGTCCGAGGTACGCGTGCCGGCGCATCTGCACGTCACCGGCGTCGAGGACATCACAGTGGGACCCCTCGCCCTGGACTTCGGCAGTGTCTTCCTGGGCTTCGACGCACAACGGACGCTCACGGTCACCAACGCCGGGACCGATGTGCTCACGGTGACGGGGACGATGCTCGGACTGCCCGACTACAGCGCCAGTCCCACGGCCTACGTCCTCCAACCCCATGCCAGCGCCACGGTCACCGTGACCTTCGCTCCCACGGTCGGAACGGTGCGGAACACGCAACTCGCCTTGGCTTCCAGCGACCCGGACGAGCCCATCGTCGTGGTGGAGCTCACGGGCACTGGAGTCGTACCGCCGCAGCTCTCGGTCACCCCGGCGACGCTCACCGCCGCGGCAGCCCCGGGAGGACAGAAGACGAAGACGTTGCGCATCTGCAACAACGGGGGCAGCGATCTGGTCTTCGGGACCAGCGTGCAGGTGAGCCTGAGCAGCCCGGCGTCGACCGTGGCGCTGCCGGGGCTGGATGCCGCGGGGGCCATGAAGCTCGCCTCACCACGAGCGACCCGCCTCGCGCTCGGCGCCCCGGCCTCCGCCGTGCTTGCCGCCCCGCCCTTCGTCGCGGTCACCGCCTCGACTTTCGTGCCGGTCGAGCACGTGGAGCTCGCGAAGGGCGAACCGGATCCGCGCCGCGGCGCCCCGGTGCTCCAGAACAGCGGCGGACCCGATGTCTTCGGTTACCGCTGGATCGACAGCGACGACCCCGCCGGTCCCGCTTTCCAGTGGATCGACGTCAGCCGCACCGGCACGCCGGTGTTCCTCTCTCCGGTGGACGACTCCAACCGGGGTCCCTTCCCCATCGGCTTCGGGTTTTCCTACTACGGCATCACCTACACGCAGTTCCGCATCTGCTCCAACGGCTTCATCAGCTTCACTTCGCCGTCGGCGCAGTTCTCCAACCAGCCGCTCCCGAGCACCAACGCCCCGGAGAACATGCTGGCCGCTTTCTGGAGCGACCTGGCGGTGAACCCGACGGAGGGAAACGTCTACTGGCACAGCGATGGCACCCGGCTGGTGGTGCAATACGAGCACGTCCGGCACCTGAGCGGCGAGGGGCCGTTCAGTTTCGAGATCGTGCTCACTCCGGATGGCAACATCCTGTACCAGTACCTGACCATGCTCGACGGCTATCCCTTGAACACCATAGGCTTCCAGAACGACACCCGGGACGACGGTCTCACCATCGCTTTCAACACCAGCTACGTGCACGACAACCTGGCCGTACGCATCGCCGTCGTGCCGCCCTGGTTCAGCCTCTCGCCGGACCATGGCGTGGTTCCTGCCGGCCAGTGCATGGATCTCACGGTCACGCTGGATGCGGCGGAGCTGGAGGCGGGCGACCACAGCGGCACCATCGTCGTCTCGAGCAACGACCCGTACCATCCGTCGCTCAGTGTCCCCGTCCTCTTCCACGTCGGGGAGATCGAGGCCGTCGTGGCGGACATCGACCCCAACGCGATCAATCCGCAGTCGAACGGCAACTGGGTGACGGCGCACGTGGAGCTGCCGCCGGGATACGCCCCGGGGGACGTGGTGATCGAGACCGTGACGCTCAACGGCACGG
This portion of the Candidatus Krumholzibacteriia bacterium genome encodes:
- a CDS encoding choice-of-anchor D domain-containing protein, giving the protein MAIAAFLMLSGSWSGAEPIAHPHVQDEIIIKFAPTATQAEKNAILGDLGATKLKDLKRMNAASHRLHGLTVEQAVQRYKNSAKIEYIEPNYIRQVEEIPNDPQFSGLWGLLNTGQTGGRPDADIDAEMAWDVFTGSENVVVGIIDTGADFNHPDLAANIYTNPGETPGNGIDDDGNGYIDDVRGWDFANNDNSPMDDNGHGTHTAGTVGAVGDNGIGVVGVNWRVRIMPLKAFNAGGGATDVDLIEAIQYSTMMGVRLTSNSWGGGPFSAAMFQAISAANAAGILFVAAAGNSGSDNDAFPHYPSGYDLPNVVSVAATDHNDALAGFSSYGATTVDLGAPGVDILSTLPGNSYGHFSGTSMATPHVSGVLALICGRFPGIGAPQAKALLLIRTDPVPGLAGRVLTGGRLNAFGAIAEPDSTPPGPVSDLAVGQAGSNWLVLHWSATGDDGTSGTASRYELRYATFPITAANFDTATPASGEPDPGPPGTAEEMQVRGLAFNTPYYFAVKVLDEFGNPSEISNIVSGTTLGPPEIDVQPTALAEALLTGASSTQRLTLHNLGEGTLDFVIPNPALVTSPVAIQQSLVLGKDEVDPRAGAPILAGSGGPDGFGYRWVDSDEPGGPGFAWADISATGSVALSAGDDVTAGPFPLGFSFPFYGGEFTEFFVTSNGIISLSEADASYGNQPLPTPGAPPHLIAAFWDDLILSPGTVYWRNDGSRLIVQWQGVQHYGSGGPYTFQAILSPNGSILYQYLSMGEPRTSATIGIQNGNGSDGLQVVFNAPYVHDNLAVRIASVPQWVTVAPASGTVVAPGSTVLDVTIDAASLLGGAYEAEIHVLSNDADEPDLRIPVQLQVTGAPDIAVSASALDFGSPFVGGQVLRDLVVSNPGTDVLHVTSVAADHADFSTDVSSFDLAPFGARTLHVRFAPSSAAVIQGTLTLTSNDPDEGQVSVALQGEGLLPPDIAVSPASLSADLLSGQTATRTLTIANQGVSNLDFQLAFEFLSATAGATSVPKTPVGPARLAGSGLGDQEPRLASELVRQEKRQGPPPTNRNFAGSLPPATAAELRTYGVAAENILVYADDYRHSAGSHYVDQALQALGLSYTAYYNDPGGFELALASGSWDLVIVDNYSFGLGPVWDDIDAHIAAGGKALITTWNLDAVSGEPLWAHLGLQVVSDLFSAMPVFRWDPGHSLFTRPESVPDFTQLNDFYTDDGDRVNAVGSSQLVAGFTPTATAGQGALLFTAARNAIVNTFMPVESTSDRDADGKLDAVELFTNEISALSVPAWLSANVEAGTVPPGGSVDIQITFDATDLFGGDYDARITVTSNDPDESPVQVPAHLHVTGVEDIEVQPLALDFGNVFLGYSAQRTLTVTNAGTDVLTVSGTFVGLTDYHLSASSYVLQPHASRTINVTFTPTLAAVRNTQLAFASSDPDEPLVLVTLAGTGLVPPVATLLPTSLSANLLSGASETQFVTLSNTGGSDLEFSASPETHVSSVENAHLELAKGEPDPRIGAPVLQNTGGPDGFGYRWIDSDDPAGPDFQWIDVSSTGTPVFSSPVDDSNMGPFPIGFAFSYYGNTYTDFRVCSNGFISFTSSSAQYSNQPLPNLFAPENMLAAFWSDLAVIPADGNVYWHSDGTRLVVQYENVRHLGGDGPYSFEIVLYPNGSIVYQYLSVGDGYPSNTVGFQNDARNDGLTVAFNTSYVHDNLAVRIAALPPWLSVSPATGVVPAGGSVQLAATFDATGLLGGGYEGNLLVRSNDPAHHESRVPVHLQVTGVPDIALGASALDFGSTFLGTQVTRDLVVSNPGTDVLHVTGAAVNHGDFSVAISSFDLAPFGSRTLQLTFAPSSAGVIQATLTLASNDPDEGQLSVALQGQGLLPPDIAVSPPSLSADLLTGQTATRTLTIANQGASTLEYQIGFEYLSAPSATTAAAGKTRGAPATVAPLPIARGEMSAVPVLPRLQAEPNAPGGTAPPAEFRTYGLAAERILLYADDYRHSGGSHYMDQALQGLGLSYTAYYNDPAGFEIALASGSWDLVIVDNYNFSLGPVWDDIDAHLAAGGKVLITTWNLDGVSAEPLWAHLGLQWVGDFFTPLPVYRWDPGHPLFTSPESVPDFTQLTDFYNDDGDRVNALGSSQTVAGFTPAATLGEGALLVSAAHNAIVNTFMPVENDRDRDSDGKLDAIELFTNEITALTIPAWLSSGVESGTVPPGGSVQVQITFDAAELLGGDYEAHIVVTNNDPDESEVRVPAHLHVTGVEDITVGPLALDFGSVFLGFDAQRTLTVTNAGTDVLTVTGTMLGLPDYSASPTAYVLQPHASATVTVTFAPTVGTVRNTQLALASSDPDEPIVVVELTGTGVVPPQLSVTPATLTAAAAPGGQKTKTLRICNNGGSDLVFGTSVQVSLSSPASTVALPGLDAAGAMKLASPRATRLALGAPASAVLAAPPFVAVTASTFVPVEHVELAKGEPDPRRGAPVLQNSGGPDVFGYRWIDSDDPAGPAFQWIDVSRTGTPVFLSPVDDSNRGPFPIGFGFSYYGITYTQFRICSNGFISFTSPSAQFSNQPLPSTNAPENMLAAFWSDLAVNPTEGNVYWHSDGTRLVVQYEHVRHLSGEGPFSFEIVLTPDGNILYQYLTMLDGYPLNTIGFQNDTRDDGLTIAFNTSYVHDNLAVRIAVVPPWFSLSPDHGVVPAGQCMDLTVTLDAAELEAGDHSGTIVVSSNDPYHPSLSVPVLFHVGEIEAVVADIDPNAINPQSNGNWVTAHVELPPGYAPGDVVIETVTLNGTVPADTENYETHSDFNNNGIPDCTFKFPRAAVEAILPEGEAVLLRVAGEVRDTNWFWGSEFVRIIRPRLHAPNGGETLAAGSSFTVTWENPRDWHVSQADLYFSLDDGASWSVLAVGVTGTSCTWSVPTTATQNARVRVFVYDTEGVLGYDTSDGTFSIGAGPTDMAGQEIPKVYALRQNVPNPFNPMTRIEFDLPVEAQVRLVVYDAKGRLVTQLLDQWMPAGRQQAVWRGTDARGRLVPSGVYICEIQAGTFTGRKRMVMVK